Part of the Leptodactylus fuscus isolate aLepFus1 chromosome 6, aLepFus1.hap2, whole genome shotgun sequence genome, AGGGCTGAGCTCTCGATGTCGTGGCCTGTGGAGCGAGTGCATCTATGATCATATGGCCAATATTTGGACCTGTGATATTCCCATCTCATATCTCAGTGAACACTCAGGTGAGAATACAGATGTCATACGAAGTACATAGACAATGGAAACTAAAAGTTTAATTCTTGCTTTTATTACCCCTGCAGTGGTGCTTGTGGTCACACGTGCACTAGTCATAGTAAATGGCATCCTATGCATTGCTACTACACCGATATTGATCCTGGGAATGAAGTGCACCAATATCATCCGTATGGAAGGGGATCACAAAATGTGGTTCTGCAGAGCTGCTGGCATAATGCTGTTTGTAGGTGGTAAGAactatatatctatgtatgtagCATAATTATATCTACCtacactgcaaaaaaacaaaaagacatcTCATCATCATGTTGCTATGGCTGCATAATGGGCAAACAGTATCTGAAGTTAAAACTGCATTACTGTTATAGTGTTATCTATGTTTATAAATATGAGGTTCTTGCCTAACCATTTGATCAAACCATAAGAGCCCACGTCCCTGCCTAAAGTTATTTTAACTTGGAAAGAGTATGTCTCTGGATCCTACTGTGTTCACATTCAGGCCATGCGAGAGTTATGTCTATATAGTGAATAGTGCTCCCATCTGAATGAGATCACCTTGTCGGGGCAGATGGGCTTTCACACTTTTGTCAAATTGTGTACCAAGAACCTATATTTATTTACCTATGGATACAgtatttattatatgtatatgCGTTACTGCCCACTACAGCGTGCtactgcatatctatctatctgtccgtctgtccgtccCTCCCTCCGTCCGTctgtccctccctccctccctcagtCCGTCCgtccatctatctacctatcggcttatctgcctatctatccgtccgtctatccatccatctatctgcctatctatcggtctacctatctgcctatctatctatctatctatctatctatctatctatctatctatctatctatctatctacactagTTTATTGATATTACTGGCACCAGCACCATAACTTCTGGTTCTAGCTGCTGCCCATATGTTTCTCTCTTGAGCTGGAGTTTAGACTAGAAAATGACATGATTCTATATTTTTACACCCCTCATTGACCTGGTTACCCTCATAATGAATATCCATACATAACTGATTTAATGTTCCTCTTATCCCCCTCTTATAACCTATACATATGTATCCCTCTTTTTCTCTTGCACCAGGTGCTTCTGGCGGAGTTGCTATTTTTTGGTATGCTCTCGACACTGCGCTGAAATACAGAACAGAAGTAAGTGGTTTCTATGTTTCTGCATTAGGGTCACATTTTTGTAATTCTTTTATACATTAACCCTCTTGTTATGTCAGGGTTTGCAACTTTATTTTATGGTTTTCATCAGTAACAGAGAGGCGCATACAGATTCCCATGCACCACTAAGCTGGATAGTCTGCTAAAAgttccactttaaaggggttttctgtgctaaaaatactgataacttatcctaagcatagatcatcaatatcagactggtgggtTTGACACCCCCACCCATCAGCTATTCTCAGCATCTGatggagcagggagcagacagctctgttctgagtaatggtcagaccaggttactgTATGCCATTCACTTTAAAGGGGACTAAATAGCAGTGACTTGGTTCcaccactgcacagagaacagagctgtctgcttcctgctccattcactgtgtacCAGTTGCAGAGAACATCTGAACAATGGGGGTGTTGGACcttcaccgatctgatattgatggcctatgcttagAGTAGGTCATCAATGCTTTTTAgtacaggaaacccctttaatagaggaTAGTCCCTTGTTTGCTCCCCATGGAGCCAAAGAGGCTGCAAAAAGTATCTCTTGCTCTGGCGGACCCCAGCATGTCTTTGCattacataaatagtatataggtttCCACCATGTAATGCTTTATATTGCCTATGTTGGCTCTGCAGGGCAATTTACCACCTGTCTCCACTTTTTTTACTGCAAATTACAGCTGATGGCTGGATGTCCCATCAGGAGGACACCCTCCGCTCAGCTTATTTTTAGGAGACCCTTGTAACAATCTTCACGTCTagtatggtgacatcactagtcTCATCCCAACCACTCAAGGAATCTGTCCATGTATGGAATCACACATAACTACCAGATAAGTAACACGTTCTGTATTTCTCTTCCTGCAGGTGGTTCTGGCAGTACCAGGGATTACATATGAACTCGGATACTCCTACTGTTTTGCTGCTGCTTCGGCCGGGTTCACCAGTATTTCAGCTTTACTGCTTATTTGTTCAAATTGTACAAGGAAAACCAGGGTGGTGGCAAAACCCAGAAGTGGCAATGCATGTAGGAGGCTGAACAATGCTATGACCTATCTATAACTGATCCAAGGCTATGGACTCCATCCAAGTGCTGGCCACTGTCAGATACACGAAAAGGTATAAAATGTCTGCAAAGTTGAGAAAGAAACTGGCCCTGTTACAGAAGTGTCGCTGTAAATATCTGGATATTCCTATGTAATTGGGTATAACTTGTATGACTTCTGAGACATCACATAGAAGTGTAAGTGTGACATGTATTAAATAAACATTGACTAGACATAAGCATATCCGAATATGgatgaagaaaaagaagaaaaaccagGTGGCACTAATGTTATCTAGCAAAAATTGCAACAATAAAACCACATTTTGAATCAGACGAGTGATAGGCCTGCGCCTATACGGGTAGTGCTCTGCATCCCTGT contains:
- the LOC142209510 gene encoding claudin-16-like, giving the protein MGSTCVEVLSLVLAILSFVSFIVCSTTDCWRQDAKDPYSSVGLSSRCRGLWSECIYDHMANIWTCDIPISYLSEHSVVLVVTRALVIVNGILCIATTPILILGMKCTNIIRMEGDHKMWFCRAAGIMLFVGGASGGVAIFWYALDTALKYRTEVVLAVPGITYELGYSYCFAAASAGFTSISALLLICSNCTRKTRVVAKPRSGNACRRLNNAMTYL